The Chanos chanos chromosome 6, fChaCha1.1, whole genome shotgun sequence genome includes a region encoding these proteins:
- the fam181b gene encoding protein FAM181B: MAVQAAIMNSQFLNFCFPGSVMEYEMGKGLEGGLLGVVESEEDFRETTRDLLSFIDSASSNIKLALDKPVKSKRKVNHRKYLQKQIKRCTGMITPSNASQEPCKRQTSPQSPATALQGKTPPKRDGVQASLQSKSLAALFNPAKDVRAERARKPPLRHRNLPPSFFTEPAQSPRVTSTSGMSLKDLERGNPEAAEFFELLGPDYSNMITDQDLFQTTSIRVQQDMAVPEPVSYDSNHYVTGGFLYTEPWNTCGGPPKKAGEMRTPPAQSALYSHTDTAAPLPVEENPTCPLTFSSFFTECSAQQVTYDLTSGYNRGSFPSL; this comes from the coding sequence ATGGCTGTTCAGGCTGCTATTATGAACTCTCAGTTCCTGAATTTCTGTTTCCCTGGCTCAGTCATGGAGTACGAGATGGGGAAAGGTCTGGAAGGGGGTCTTTTAGGTGTTGTGGAAAGTGAGGAGGATTTCAGGGAGACCACCAGGGATCTTCTGAGCTTCATTGACTCTGCATCCAGCAACATCAAACTGGCCCTTGACAAGCCAGTCAAATCCAAAAGGAAAGTCAATCACCGCAAGTACCTGCAGAAGCAAATCAAAAGATGCACCGGTATGATTACACCAAGCAATGCAAGCCAGGAACCCTGCAAGAGACAAACTTCTCCCCAGTCTCCAGCCACCGCTCTACAGGGGAAAACACCTCCCAAGCGGGACGGAGTTCAGGCCAGCCTCCAGAGCAAGAGTTTGGCTGCGCTTTTTAATCCCGCTAAGGACGTACGGGCCGAACGAGCCAGGAAGCCCCCGCTGCGACACCGAAACCTGCCGCCTTCCTTCTTCACTGAACCGGCCCAAAGCCCCAGGGTCACCTCCACGTCCGGCATGTCCCTGAAAGACCTGGAACGGGGAAACCCGGAGGCAGCTGAGTTTTTTGAGCTGTTGGGCCCAGACTACAGCAACATGATCACAGACCAGGACCTTTTCCAGACCACGTCCATCAGGGTCCAACAGGACATGGCCGTCCCTGAGCCGGTCTCTTACGACTCCAACCATTACGTCACCGGCGGTTTCCTGTACACGGAACCTTGGAATACTTGCGGCGGCCCACCCAAAAAAGCGGGTGAGATGCGGACACCTCCGGCCCAGTCTGCCctgtacagtcacacagacacagcggCTCCTTTGCCTGTGGAGGAAAACCCAACCTGTCCTTTGACGTTCTCCAGCTTCTTCACAGAGTGCTCAGCCCAGCAGGTCACATATGATTTGACTAGTGGATACAACAGAGGTAGCTTCCCATCTCTCTAG